The following proteins are encoded in a genomic region of Populus trichocarpa isolate Nisqually-1 chromosome 13, P.trichocarpa_v4.1, whole genome shotgun sequence:
- the LOC7489692 gene encoding germin-like protein subfamily 1 member 16 isoform X1, translating into MEGLKFVLVFVVLALASSFASASDPGPLQDFCVAIKETDGVFVNGKFCKDPEQVTANDFFFPGLNVPRDTSSAVGSNVTAVNVAQIPGLNTLGISFARIDFAPHGGLNPPHTHPRATEILVVVEGTLYVGFVTSNLANGDNRLITKVLNPGDVFVFPVGLIHFQLNVGRTNAVAFASLSSQNPGVITIAKAVFGADPPINPNVLTKAFQVDKKVVDYLQKQLWTDNNN; encoded by the exons ATGGAAGGACTCAAGTTTGTACTAGTTTTCGTCGTCTTGGCTTTGGCTTCTTCATTTGCCTCTGCCTCTGATCCTGGTCCGCTTCAGGACTTCTGTGTTGCCATCAAAGAAACCGATGGTG TGTTTGTGAACGGAAAGTTCTGCAAGGACCCGGAGCAAGTTACTGCAAACGATTTCTTCTTTCCTGGACTCAACGTTCCTCGGGACACTTCCAGTGCAGTTGGTTCGAATGTCACTGCTGTCAATGTTGCTCAAATTCCAGGACTCAACACTCTTGGCATATCCTTCGCTCGCATTGATTTTGCACCACATGGTGGCCTGAACCCACCCCACACTCACCCTCGTGCCACTGAGATCCTAGTAGTCGTGGAGGGTACCCTCTATGTTGGTTTTGTCACATCTAACTTAGCTAACGGAGATAATCGCCTAATCACCAAGGTCTTAAATCCCGGAGATGTTTTTGTGTTCCCAGTCGGACTCATTCATTTCCAGCTCAATGTGGGAAGAACCAATGCCGTTGCATTCGCCAGTTTAAGCAGCCAGAACCCTGGTGTGATTACAATTGCAAAAGCAGTGTTTGGAGCAGATCCACCCATTAATCCTAATGTTCTAACCAAGGCCTTCCAGGTGGACAAGAAGGTAGTCGACTATCTTCAGAAACAACTCTGGACGGACAACAACAATTAG
- the LOC7489692 gene encoding germin-like protein subfamily 1 member 16 isoform X9 produces the protein MEGLKFVLVFVVLALASSFASASDPGPLQDFCVAIKETDGVFVNGKFCKDPEQVTANDFFFPGLNVPRDTSSAVGSNVTAVNVAQIPGLNTLGISFARIDFAPHGGLNPPHTHPRATEILVVVEGTLYVGFVTSNLANGDNRLITKVLNPGDVFVFPVGLIHFQLNVGKTNAVAFASLSSQNPGVITIAKAVFGADPPINPNVLTKAFQVDKKVVDYLQKQLWTDNNN, from the exons ATGGAAGGACTCAAGTTTGTACTAGTTTTCGTCGTCTTGGCTTTGGCTTCTTCATTTGCCTCTGCCTCTGATCCTGGTCCGCTTCAGGACTTCTGTGTTGCCATCAAAGAAACCGATGGTG TGTTTGTGAACGGAAAGTTCTGCAAGGACCCGGAGCAAGTTACTGCAAACGATTTCTTCTTTCCTGGACTCAACGTTCCTCGGGACACTTCCAGTGCAGTTGGTTCAAATGTCACTGCTGTCAATGTTGCTCAAATTCCAGGACTCAACACTCTTGGCATATCCTTCGCTCGCATTGATTTTGCACCACATGGTGGCCTGAACCCACCCCACACTCACCCTCGTGCCACTGAGATCCTAGTAGTCGTGGAGGGTACCCTCTATGTTGGTTTTGTCACATCTAACTTAGCTAACGGAGATAATCGCCTAATCACCAAGGTCTTAAATCCCGGAGATGTTTTTGTGTTCCCAGTCGGACTCATTCATTTCCAGCTCAATGTGGGAAAAACCAATGCCGTTGCATTCGCCAGTTTAAGCAGCCAGAACCCTGGTGTGATTACAATTGCAAAAGCAGTGTTTGGAGCAGATCCACCCATTAACCCTAATGTTCTAACCAAGGCCTTCCAGGTGGACAAGAAGGTAGTCGACTATCTTCAGAAACAACTCTGGACGGACAACAACAATTAG